The window CTCGGCATCAAGGAGATCTATATCGAGGACGTCCGCGAGGAGTTCGTGAAGGACTTCGTCTTCCCGATGTTCCGCGCCAATGCGGTCTATGAAGGCGTCTACCTGCTCGGCACCTCGATCGCCCGTCCGCTGATCTCCAAGCACCTGATCGACATCGCCAGGAAGACCGGCGCCGACGCGATCGCCCATGGCGCCACCGGCAAGGGCAACGACCAGGTCCGCTTCGAACTCTCGGCTTACGCGCTGAACCCCGACATCAAGATCATCGCTCCCTGGCGCGACTGGTCGTTCAAGAGCCGCACGGACCTGCTGGAATTCGCCGAGAAGCACCAGATCCCGGTCGCCAAAGACAAGAAAGGCGAAGCCCCCTTCTCCGTCGACGCCAACCTGCTGCACTCCTCCTCGGAAGGCAAGGTTCTGGAGGACCCGGCCCAGGAAGCGCCGGAATATGTGCATATGCGCACGATTTCGCCGGAAGCCGCCCCTGATCAGCCGACAGTCATCAAGATCGGCTTCGAGCGTGGCGACGCGGTCTCGATCGACGGCGTTCGCCTGTCGCCGGCAACGCTTCTCGCCAAGCTCAACGAATATGGCCGCGACAACGGCATCGGCCGTATCGACCTCGTCGAAAACCGCTTCGTCGGCATGAAGTCCCGCGGCGTTTACGAGACGCCCGGCGGCACGATCCTGCTTGCCGCCCACCGCGCGATCGAGAGCATCACGCTCGACCGCGGCGCCGCGCATCTCAAAGACGAGCTGATGCCGCGCTATGCGGAACTCATCTATTACGGCTTCTGGTTCTCGCCGGAGCGCGAGATGCTGCAGGCGGCGATCGACAGGAGCCAGGAGCATGTGGAAGGCGAAGTGACGCTGAAGCTCTACAAGGGCAACGTCATGGTCATCGGCCGCGAGAGCGACAAGTCGCTCTATTCCGACAAGCTGGTCACCTTCGAGGACGACCAGGGCGCCTACGACCAGAAGGACGCCGCCGGTTTCATCAAGCTGAACGCGCTGCGTCTGCGCACGCTCGCCGCACGCAACCGTTAAGACCGGCACGAATTGGGAAGAGAGCCGCGGCGGAGCAGACCGCCGCGGCTTTTTGATTTGGCACCTATTCCGCCGCGTCCTGCAGAGGCTCTTCGGGATGCGCCGGCGTTGCCAGAGGCCTCAGCCGAACGCTCCTGCGGTACCAGAAATAGCTGGCTATGGAGATCAGCCCGAAGCCCGGAATGATCGTTCCGAGCGCCAGCACCGGCGCGTCGACGAGAGCGGCGAGTGCCCCGCCGACGAGACCCGCCCCCATCTGGATGAAGCCCATCATCGCCGATGCAGTGCCGGCTATATGTGGGAAGGGCGCCATCGCCGCCGTCATCATATAGGGCATGACATAGGCGATCCCGAAGGCGTAGAAGCCGATCGGCACCATCACCGAGAGAAAGCTCGGATTAAGCGCGTGCATGCTGAATGCCAGAACAAGGCTCGCCGCACCGATGAAGAAGAGCCCCGCCGGCACCAGCGCCTGCGGCGTGAAGCGCCGCATCAGGAGCCGCACGGTGACGGTGCCCGAAAAGAAGAGTCCCGACTGCATCAGCATGCCGACGCCGAATTCGGTCGGCGTCAGGCCCACTTCGCCGATCAGCACGAAGGGCAGCATCGTCGCCCAGGCATAGAGGGCGCCGACCGCGCCGCCGATCACCAGCGTCGAGGACAGGAAGCGGTCGTCCC is drawn from Sinorhizobium sojae CCBAU 05684 and contains these coding sequences:
- a CDS encoding argininosuccinate synthase, which produces MTSHKDVKKVVLAYSGGLDTSIILKWLQTELGAEVVTFTADLGQGEELEPARKKAEMLGIKEIYIEDVREEFVKDFVFPMFRANAVYEGVYLLGTSIARPLISKHLIDIARKTGADAIAHGATGKGNDQVRFELSAYALNPDIKIIAPWRDWSFKSRTDLLEFAEKHQIPVAKDKKGEAPFSVDANLLHSSSEGKVLEDPAQEAPEYVHMRTISPEAAPDQPTVIKIGFERGDAVSIDGVRLSPATLLAKLNEYGRDNGIGRIDLVENRFVGMKSRGVYETPGGTILLAAHRAIESITLDRGAAHLKDELMPRYAELIYYGFWFSPEREMLQAAIDRSQEHVEGEVTLKLYKGNVMVIGRESDKSLYSDKLVTFEDDQGAYDQKDAAGFIKLNALRLRTLAARNR